A genomic segment from Leptolyngbya boryana PCC 6306 encodes:
- the cobO gene encoding cob(I)yrinic acid a,c-diamide adenosyltransferase, which yields MSDTLNAEQHRLKMQRRKEVQDQRIADRTREKGLIIVNTGNGKGKTTAALGMVLRSLGHGYKVAIIQFIKGAWEPAEKAAFAPWGDQIEFHAMGEGFTWETQDRDRDILHATAAWEKARSFIQNPEFRLVLLDEVNIALKLGYLEVETVLAGLDQKPEDSHVILTGRGAPNALLDRADLVTEMTLVKHPFREQGIKAQPGIEF from the coding sequence ATGTCTGATACGCTCAACGCCGAACAGCATCGCCTCAAGATGCAGCGCCGCAAGGAAGTTCAAGACCAGCGCATAGCAGATCGCACGCGTGAAAAAGGACTGATTATCGTCAACACAGGCAACGGCAAAGGTAAAACAACAGCGGCTTTGGGCATGGTTTTACGATCGCTGGGGCATGGCTATAAAGTCGCGATCATACAATTCATCAAAGGAGCCTGGGAACCTGCTGAAAAAGCAGCCTTTGCACCTTGGGGCGATCAAATCGAATTTCACGCAATGGGAGAAGGGTTTACTTGGGAAACTCAAGATCGCGATCGTGATATTCTCCACGCGACAGCCGCTTGGGAAAAAGCACGTTCATTTATCCAAAACCCTGAGTTTCGCTTAGTTCTACTTGATGAAGTGAATATTGCTCTCAAGCTTGGCTATCTAGAAGTTGAAACTGTCCTCGCAGGATTAGATCAAAAGCCAGAAGATTCCCATGTCATTTTGACCGGACGAGGTGCTCCAAATGCGTTGCTCGATCGAGCGGATCTCGTCACTGAAATGACTCTCGTAAAACATCCCTTCCGAGAACAAGGGATTAAAGCACAGCCCGGCATCGAATTCTAA
- a CDS encoding ExbD/TolR family protein: MKINLDSPADEAQIQIIPLIDVIFCILTFFILAALQLTRQQGIGLELPKAETSSVLMSEMLIIGIDSNGQTYLSNQGQRQLIDRTQLFQLVQSYHQQQPEGLLVLEASQTAFYNDVIQVLDVMRSVAADRVALSTAPNNQPGQQPQPGQSPFPGSSPQLTPAPQLIPNPTDSLPTSPGTNPTLTPGAPVQPAPGNTIPQPTVPGSSLSPNSTAPQTAPGTVAPQTP, translated from the coding sequence ATGAAAATCAATCTTGACTCTCCCGCCGATGAAGCTCAGATCCAGATCATTCCGCTGATCGACGTGATCTTTTGTATTTTGACGTTCTTTATCCTTGCTGCATTGCAATTAACTCGTCAGCAAGGCATCGGATTAGAACTTCCGAAAGCTGAGACGAGCAGTGTTTTGATGAGTGAAATGTTGATCATTGGCATCGATTCTAATGGTCAAACCTATCTGTCGAATCAAGGGCAGAGACAACTCATCGATCGCACTCAACTCTTTCAACTCGTGCAGTCTTATCACCAACAACAGCCCGAAGGTCTACTGGTTCTCGAAGCCTCTCAAACGGCTTTTTATAACGATGTGATTCAAGTCTTAGATGTGATGCGCTCAGTCGCTGCTGATCGTGTTGCCCTCTCCACTGCACCTAACAATCAGCCTGGACAACAGCCGCAACCGGGTCAATCTCCTTTCCCGGGTTCTTCTCCCCAACTGACCCCTGCTCCCCAACTGATTCCAAATCCAACAGATTCTCTTCCTACCTCTCCCGGTACAAATCCGACGCTGACTCCTGGAGCACCTGTACAACCTGCACCCGGAAATACGATTCCTCAGCCGACCGTTCCCGGAAGTTCCTTATCCCCAAATAGTACTGCTCCTCAAACTGCTCCAGGGACTGTCGCGCCTCAAACGCCCTAA
- a CDS encoding YdcF family protein codes for MLLLLTPFFLWMGVRSLRLHFEKPDAILVLGGSEDRELFSAQFAKSHPDLPVWISSGAPRDYAERVFRKAGVDLERLNLDYQAVDTVTNFTSVVDRLRQQNVRSVYLITSDYHMRRAQVIGEIVLGSRGINIQPISIPSTQTEEPMSKAVRDGGRAVLWVATGKTGAGFSMPKFELPTEIKQLVPEPEHKAEE; via the coding sequence TTGTTGCTCCTACTTACACCTTTTTTTCTGTGGATGGGAGTGCGATCGCTGAGATTACACTTTGAGAAGCCCGACGCAATTCTGGTGCTAGGTGGCTCAGAGGATCGAGAGCTTTTTAGTGCCCAATTTGCGAAATCGCATCCCGATTTACCAGTTTGGATTTCATCTGGTGCGCCTCGCGATTATGCGGAACGCGTTTTTCGCAAAGCGGGAGTTGATTTAGAGCGTTTAAATTTAGATTATCAAGCGGTCGATACGGTCACGAACTTCACGTCGGTCGTCGATCGTCTACGCCAACAAAATGTTCGCAGTGTCTATCTGATTACATCCGATTACCATATGCGACGAGCACAGGTGATTGGAGAAATCGTGTTAGGCAGCCGTGGGATCAATATTCAGCCCATCTCGATCCCGTCTACTCAGACAGAAGAACCGATGAGTAAAGCAGTTCGAGACGGGGGGCGAGCCGTGTTATGGGTTGCAACTGGAAAAACCGGAGCAGGGTTTTCGATGCCGAAGTTTGAACTTCCTACAGAGATTAAGCAGCTAGTTCCTGAACCAGAACATAAGGCTGAAGAATAA
- a CDS encoding tetratricopeptide repeat protein, translating to MPKRVSLFSACLILGLWTAQPAFAQALIPHAPQVDFEKLEQQGLGLVQEASQLAQFNQNQLALARARLAVQLAPKRPEAWAVLGGLYLETNQAEQAIPALNQAAALDPRNAAIPFALGTAYFQKQQYEESIKHIQAGLKLKPNVPGAYFDMGNAYLMLKKNREAIASYEKAIAQEKQFWPAINNIGLIRYEEGKIDEAIKLWRQSVALDPKTTTEPQLAIAVALFRKGNQTEATTLAEAALKTDARYGEMKFLKDNLWGEKLLADTQKFFALPRIQAAIAQAQSEQAAQERPRGQ from the coding sequence GTGCCCAAACGTGTCTCTCTCTTCTCAGCCTGCTTGATCTTAGGGTTGTGGACAGCCCAACCCGCTTTCGCTCAAGCTCTGATCCCCCATGCTCCTCAAGTTGATTTTGAAAAACTTGAACAGCAAGGTCTTGGCTTAGTTCAGGAAGCGTCGCAGTTGGCGCAGTTCAATCAGAATCAACTGGCGCTAGCACGAGCGAGATTAGCAGTTCAATTGGCTCCGAAGCGACCCGAAGCTTGGGCGGTTTTGGGTGGATTGTATTTAGAGACAAACCAAGCAGAGCAAGCGATCCCCGCTTTGAATCAGGCGGCAGCGCTTGATCCCCGCAATGCCGCGATCCCGTTTGCGTTGGGAACTGCATATTTTCAGAAGCAGCAATACGAAGAATCGATCAAGCATATTCAGGCAGGGCTGAAACTTAAGCCGAATGTGCCAGGGGCTTACTTCGATATGGGCAATGCCTATCTGATGTTGAAGAAAAATCGAGAGGCGATCGCGAGTTACGAAAAAGCGATCGCACAAGAGAAGCAGTTTTGGCCAGCGATCAACAATATTGGTTTGATTCGGTACGAAGAAGGCAAAATCGACGAGGCAATCAAGCTGTGGCGGCAATCGGTCGCGCTAGATCCCAAAACGACCACCGAGCCGCAATTAGCGATCGCAGTTGCGCTTTTCCGCAAAGGCAATCAAACCGAAGCAACGACCCTAGCTGAAGCCGCGCTGAAAACCGATGCAAGATACGGCGAGATGAAATTTCTCAAGGATAATCTTTGGGGTGAAAAGTTATTAGCAGATACGCAGAAATTCTTTGCGTTGCCTCGGATTCAAGCCGCGATCGCTCAAGCTCAGTCCGAACAAGCTGCTCAAGAACGTCCGCGCGGTCAGTAA
- a CDS encoding cell division protein FtsQ/DivIB: MTSIAPVSRIELSQRRKTLRRQRRTRFFQTSWRNIAIASLAIGAVWVATLPEWVIRKPEQVTIKGNRFISEQTIRNLLPIAYPQSLLKVQPQAISDALKEKAPIAEATVDRQLMPPSLTVRVQERIPIAQTISKTAQPGLLDETGMWISQDNYKALNPNLQLPPLKIVGDPEQYRSDWSEFYRTLRQSPVKVLEANWEDPTNLILKTELGAVQFGVYGSKFPTQLKVLDQMRRLPNRVSSGQILSIDLRNPNSPTVQMNATKTPVKLSTP; the protein is encoded by the coding sequence ATGACAAGCATCGCCCCCGTGTCTCGCATCGAACTTTCCCAGCGTCGCAAAACCTTGCGTCGTCAACGTCGGACTCGATTTTTTCAAACCAGTTGGCGCAATATTGCGATCGCATCGCTTGCCATTGGCGCAGTTTGGGTTGCAACTTTACCAGAATGGGTGATTCGCAAACCAGAGCAGGTTACAATCAAAGGCAATCGATTTATCTCTGAGCAGACAATTCGTAATCTGTTACCGATCGCCTACCCGCAATCGCTCTTAAAGGTTCAGCCACAAGCGATTTCAGATGCTTTAAAAGAAAAAGCTCCCATCGCTGAAGCGACTGTCGATCGACAATTGATGCCACCGAGTTTGACCGTCCGAGTGCAAGAGCGCATTCCGATCGCCCAAACGATCTCCAAAACCGCTCAGCCCGGATTGTTAGACGAAACAGGTATGTGGATTTCGCAAGACAATTACAAAGCCTTAAATCCCAATCTGCAACTTCCCCCTCTGAAAATCGTGGGTGATCCAGAGCAATATCGATCAGACTGGTCAGAGTTTTATCGCACTCTGCGCCAAAGTCCTGTAAAAGTGCTTGAAGCAAACTGGGAAGATCCGACAAATTTAATTCTCAAAACAGAACTGGGTGCGGTACAGTTTGGTGTCTATGGCTCTAAATTTCCGACGCAGTTAAAAGTATTGGATCAGATGCGGCGACTGCCCAACCGCGTCAGTTCGGGTCAAATTCTGTCGATCGACCTAAGAAACCCGAATTCTCCCACTGTGCAAATGAATGCGACGAAAACTCCGGTAAAATTAAGTACTCCATAG
- the thyX gene encoding FAD-dependent thymidylate synthase: MVQSITLPKMNDSISTVPEIDPLNDGKSRIALLSHMGSDLDVVNDARASFDKLSTELDEKDIKLIRYLIQHHHTSPFRGVVFKFKVKAPLFVARQWWKHVIASSHNDEQVGWNEKSFRYVAIEDSEDFYIPQSFRQQSKSNRQATFGEIPEDNNEKALAIYQAQCEASYKAYKDLLELGVGREQARGVLVPSVYTSWVWTASLQTVLHFIGLRKGEGAQQEIHTYASAIEQLIQPIVPQTIAAWEELNRSF, encoded by the coding sequence ATGGTTCAATCGATTACCCTTCCTAAAATGAATGATTCAATTTCTACGGTTCCTGAGATTGATCCGCTCAACGATGGCAAAAGCCGGATTGCGCTCTTGTCACATATGGGCAGCGATCTCGATGTGGTCAATGATGCGAGAGCGAGTTTTGACAAACTCTCAACCGAACTCGATGAAAAAGATATCAAACTGATTCGCTACTTGATTCAGCATCATCACACGTCTCCTTTCCGAGGCGTTGTGTTCAAATTCAAAGTCAAAGCCCCGCTGTTTGTTGCGCGCCAATGGTGGAAGCATGTGATCGCAAGTAGCCATAACGATGAGCAAGTCGGCTGGAATGAAAAGAGTTTTCGCTATGTCGCGATCGAGGATTCTGAAGATTTCTACATTCCGCAATCGTTTCGCCAACAGTCAAAGAGCAACCGCCAAGCGACCTTTGGCGAAATTCCTGAAGATAATAACGAAAAGGCGTTGGCAATCTATCAGGCACAATGCGAAGCCAGCTACAAAGCTTACAAAGACCTGCTTGAGCTAGGAGTCGGACGGGAACAGGCAAGAGGTGTATTGGTTCCAAGCGTTTATACGTCTTGGGTTTGGACAGCTTCTTTGCAAACCGTCTTGCACTTTATTGGATTACGCAAAGGCGAAGGTGCACAGCAAGAAATCCATACTTATGCCAGTGCGATCGAGCAGTTAATCCAGCCGATCGTTCCGCAAACGATCGCAGCTTGGGAGGAATTAAATCGATCGTTTTAA
- a CDS encoding DUF4168 domain-containing protein: protein MLAIAVVCFCVLANPSALWAATEPAEISIVSDAVASPGINADTIPSEKLNQFVQACLQVVALIERREGELQAAETDSESVRIQQDIEADAIAIIEKAGLTRQEYLQLLSLANVDPDFGERVATLLQETPS, encoded by the coding sequence ATGTTAGCGATTGCAGTCGTATGTTTCTGCGTTCTAGCTAACCCTAGCGCACTTTGGGCAGCCACAGAACCTGCCGAAATCTCGATCGTATCCGATGCAGTTGCTAGTCCGGGGATCAATGCAGATACGATCCCATCTGAGAAGTTAAATCAGTTCGTGCAAGCGTGTCTACAAGTCGTTGCCTTAATTGAGCGCCGAGAAGGAGAACTACAAGCCGCAGAAACCGATTCAGAATCCGTCAGAATCCAGCAAGACATCGAAGCCGACGCGATCGCCATCATTGAAAAAGCCGGACTAACCCGTCAAGAATATTTGCAACTTTTAAGCCTCGCCAACGTCGATCCAGATTTCGGAGAAAGAGTCGCCACCCTACTACAAGAAACCCCAAGCTAA
- a CDS encoding CARDB domain-containing protein, whose product MSSPQLIQNPLIPSALDGSLSPGNRTDTFQIDLRSFSSSSARLSLTNLSDDVNLKVLRNSTVLASSENTGKLSESILLGSQQNLLAPDLYTIEVTLAEGTSNATYTLNVLAKAEADLSNIWWRNSAAAQAAIWRMNGINIAGTELYSQLPAEWEIQGVEDLDGDGEDDLLWRNMKSGDVAYWLFKDGQRVSTGISFGAPIPLDWKIVAVKDLDGDLNADLVWHNPQAGLIGLWTLKAGALISSSTINVGASWQPLAPAYLDADTKADFVLRNSVGGQIAFWKLNGTVIEEGTIVNTGPTWIPQFYGDFNGDLQDDILLRDTNSGAIAFWQMDGVTIKNSWLTGAISQEWQIESIGNFDGTANGGNADLLWRNRRTGEMGIWLFNSQGTGFTKQAGITLNGAAFNKGADWTIAGVGDFNNDGKADILYRNEQQGLVEVLLMDGTTIIDIQSYSGIGAGWKVRGIMERNVSSEPFDISDRTSAGGFASALAFDMGTLEGRGTYKNDVRSGFDDYFKFTTPVKSNIRLELFNSPSVQFALFPILSDGTLGSALTYSKDMALELGSYAVRVFTTTGTPTNYELRVFGQPESTDIATAGLTTTVSTVNLNPSGQNQTPNVITATFKVKNNSSMAISDIEVGFVISRDGVIDLDTGTTDTRLEFLGSTAPDKTILKIATPLDPGEEREFQNIQLLLPNTDSSFWFVDGEYTIGLVVDPNNRLTETNERNNFNGALGTDRVTLEILDTDTIAIVGSQMTLISNPSTFAPDGIVTVEFTLQNQGNRSSPNGVGIPIQFLLSTDTVITQQGAEGGDRTAMVVEDSDLFSSYIVSRPLDPNNPVPVPALGGKNGAGGVSNTFTFMVDLKLPSADWSGWTDGSTTFYLASWIDPLNNSVPLDDPLDNKLNPETAEDTLGKNYLKFTLS is encoded by the coding sequence ATGTCTTCTCCACAACTGATTCAAAATCCTCTGATTCCTTCGGCACTGGACGGTTCTCTCAGCCCTGGCAACAGAACAGATACCTTTCAGATTGATCTACGTTCTTTTAGCAGCAGTTCGGCTCGCCTCTCCCTAACGAACCTGTCTGATGATGTCAATCTCAAAGTGCTCCGAAACAGCACGGTTCTTGCATCTTCTGAAAACACTGGTAAGCTGTCCGAATCGATTCTGCTGGGTTCCCAGCAAAATCTCCTTGCGCCTGATCTTTATACGATCGAAGTCACCTTGGCTGAAGGAACGAGCAACGCGACCTACACCCTGAATGTTCTTGCCAAAGCTGAAGCAGACCTCAGTAACATCTGGTGGCGCAATTCTGCTGCTGCCCAAGCCGCAATTTGGCGTATGAACGGCATCAATATTGCTGGCACAGAGCTTTACAGTCAGCTTCCAGCAGAATGGGAAATCCAAGGCGTTGAAGACTTGGATGGAGATGGAGAAGATGATTTGCTTTGGCGCAACATGAAATCTGGTGATGTTGCGTACTGGTTGTTTAAGGATGGGCAACGCGTTTCGACGGGAATCTCTTTTGGTGCGCCGATTCCCCTAGATTGGAAAATTGTTGCTGTAAAAGATCTAGATGGTGACCTCAATGCGGATTTGGTTTGGCATAATCCTCAAGCTGGACTGATTGGGCTATGGACGCTCAAAGCTGGGGCATTAATCAGCTCGAGTACGATTAATGTGGGTGCAAGTTGGCAGCCTCTTGCACCTGCTTATCTGGATGCGGACACCAAAGCTGACTTTGTTCTGCGCAATTCAGTGGGAGGGCAGATTGCGTTCTGGAAGCTGAATGGAACTGTGATTGAAGAAGGCACGATCGTTAACACAGGCCCGACTTGGATTCCTCAGTTCTATGGGGATTTCAACGGAGATCTGCAGGACGATATTCTACTGCGCGACACGAACAGTGGCGCGATCGCGTTCTGGCAAATGGATGGTGTCACCATCAAAAATTCTTGGCTGACCGGTGCGATCAGCCAGGAATGGCAAATTGAATCGATTGGCAATTTTGATGGAACTGCCAATGGAGGCAATGCAGATCTGCTCTGGCGCAATCGTAGAACCGGCGAGATGGGCATCTGGTTGTTTAACTCACAAGGGACTGGGTTTACCAAGCAAGCAGGAATTACCTTAAATGGCGCTGCCTTCAACAAAGGTGCAGACTGGACAATCGCAGGCGTGGGCGATTTTAACAATGATGGCAAAGCAGACATTCTTTATCGCAATGAGCAGCAAGGACTTGTCGAAGTGCTGCTGATGGATGGAACCACTATCATTGACATCCAATCCTATAGTGGAATTGGTGCGGGTTGGAAAGTGCGCGGAATTATGGAGCGCAATGTCTCCTCGGAACCATTCGACATTAGCGATCGCACTTCAGCCGGTGGATTTGCCAGTGCGCTTGCCTTTGATATGGGAACGCTTGAAGGGCGCGGTACGTACAAAAATGATGTGCGATCGGGCTTTGATGACTACTTCAAATTCACAACCCCTGTGAAATCGAATATTCGATTGGAGTTGTTCAACAGTCCGTCCGTACAGTTTGCACTCTTCCCGATTCTGTCAGACGGCACCTTAGGATCTGCACTGACCTATAGCAAGGACATGGCGCTTGAGCTTGGTTCCTATGCGGTTCGCGTGTTCACGACCACAGGTACACCAACCAATTACGAATTGAGAGTGTTTGGGCAACCCGAGTCTACTGATATTGCGACCGCAGGCTTGACGACAACGGTTAGCACGGTGAATCTCAATCCGTCTGGACAAAACCAAACGCCGAACGTGATTACCGCAACGTTCAAGGTGAAGAACAATAGTTCAATGGCAATCAGCGACATTGAAGTGGGCTTTGTCATCTCGCGTGATGGTGTGATTGATCTGGATACGGGCACAACGGATACTCGTTTGGAATTTTTGGGTTCAACGGCTCCAGATAAGACAATTCTCAAGATCGCAACTCCGTTAGACCCAGGCGAAGAACGAGAATTTCAGAATATTCAACTGCTGCTGCCGAATACTGACTCTTCTTTCTGGTTTGTGGACGGTGAATATACGATCGGTTTAGTCGTCGATCCAAACAATCGTCTGACTGAGACTAATGAAAGGAATAACTTCAATGGTGCTTTGGGAACCGATCGAGTGACACTTGAGATTCTTGACACAGACACAATTGCTATCGTCGGTTCACAAATGACTCTGATCTCAAATCCATCGACCTTCGCACCCGATGGAATTGTGACAGTGGAATTCACGCTCCAAAATCAGGGCAACCGATCATCCCCCAACGGTGTCGGTATCCCAATCCAGTTTCTCTTGTCAACTGATACTGTAATTACTCAACAGGGTGCAGAGGGTGGCGATCGCACTGCAATGGTGGTGGAGGATTCAGATCTGTTCTCCTCCTACATAGTGAGCCGTCCTCTCGATCCGAATAATCCGGTTCCAGTGCCTGCTTTGGGTGGCAAGAATGGTGCGGGTGGAGTCTCGAATACCTTCACCTTTATGGTTGACCTGAAACTGCCGTCCGCAGACTGGAGTGGATGGACTGATGGATCGACGACCTTCTACCTTGCGTCTTGGATTGATCCGCTGAACAACAGCGTTCCATTAGACGATCCCCTCGACAACAAACTCAACCCTGAAACGGCGGAAGACACCCTAGGTAAGAACTACCTCAAGTTCACGCTCTCCTAG
- the ftsZ gene encoding cell division protein FtsZ — MTLNHNESNSNPMTLNHPQEQGYVSSNVEGQPNNFSSPDSSNPFNSGLYHAQNNAGLKAVPEDGRSGDIVPGSVAKIKVIGVGGGGSNAVNRMIASNVSGVEFWSINTDAQALAQSTALKRLQVGQKLTRGLGAGGNPAIGQKAAEESRDEIAAALENADLVFITAGMGGGTGTGAAPIVAEVAKELGALTVGVVTRPFTFEGRRRTGQAEDGVSALASRVDTLIIIPNDKLLTVISEQTPVQEAFRTADDILRQGVQGISDIITIPGLVNVDFADVRAVMADAGSALMGIGIGSGKSRAREAAVAAISSPLLEASIDGARGVVFNITGGSDLTLHEVSAAADIIYEAVDPNANIIFGAVIDDRLQGEVRITVIATGFTQEAQPQAVGKGAAAPAKPRSISAPAVSPNPVQPAAEPQKPGSGGLDIPEFLRSRRKPQ, encoded by the coding sequence ATGACGCTTAATCATAATGAGTCGAATTCCAACCCAATGACGCTGAATCACCCGCAAGAGCAAGGCTACGTAAGCTCGAATGTGGAAGGTCAGCCGAATAATTTTTCGAGTCCAGATAGCTCGAATCCTTTTAATTCGGGTCTGTACCATGCCCAAAATAATGCCGGTTTAAAGGCGGTTCCTGAAGATGGAAGGAGTGGGGATATCGTGCCAGGAAGTGTTGCAAAGATTAAGGTAATTGGCGTTGGTGGCGGTGGCAGTAACGCGGTCAATCGAATGATTGCCAGCAATGTCTCAGGCGTTGAATTCTGGTCAATTAATACCGATGCTCAAGCTCTTGCTCAATCGACCGCCTTGAAACGGTTGCAAGTGGGTCAAAAGTTGACCCGTGGCTTAGGTGCAGGGGGTAATCCTGCGATCGGTCAAAAAGCAGCCGAAGAATCCCGTGATGAGATTGCAGCAGCTTTAGAAAATGCGGATCTCGTCTTTATCACAGCAGGCATGGGCGGCGGCACAGGCACAGGGGCAGCACCGATCGTGGCTGAAGTTGCAAAAGAATTAGGAGCTTTGACCGTTGGAGTCGTGACTCGTCCGTTTACGTTTGAAGGTCGTCGCCGAACCGGGCAAGCAGAAGACGGGGTTTCAGCGCTTGCAAGCCGAGTCGATACGCTGATTATCATTCCAAACGACAAGCTATTGACAGTAATTTCCGAGCAAACGCCTGTACAAGAAGCATTCCGAACTGCGGATGATATTTTGCGGCAAGGGGTTCAAGGCATTTCCGACATCATTACGATCCCTGGCTTGGTCAACGTTGACTTTGCAGATGTGCGCGCCGTGATGGCAGATGCAGGATCAGCTTTGATGGGCATCGGGATCGGATCTGGCAAATCGAGAGCGAGAGAAGCAGCAGTGGCGGCGATTTCTTCACCGCTGTTAGAAGCGTCGATCGATGGTGCAAGAGGAGTCGTCTTCAACATTACAGGCGGTTCAGACTTGACCCTGCATGAAGTGAGTGCCGCAGCCGACATCATCTATGAAGCGGTTGATCCGAATGCGAACATTATTTTTGGCGCGGTGATCGACGATCGCTTACAAGGCGAAGTGCGGATTACCGTGATTGCCACCGGATTTACGCAAGAAGCACAGCCTCAAGCTGTGGGTAAAGGGGCAGCAGCTCCCGCAAAACCGCGATCGATTAGTGCGCCTGCGGTCAGTCCGAATCCTGTACAGCCTGCGGCTGAACCCCAAAAGCCTGGAAGTGGTGGTTTAGATATTCCTGAGTTTCTACGTTCTAGAAGAAAACCGCAATAA
- a CDS encoding DUF2288 domain-containing protein — protein sequence MSDLKDELKDAIDEAQWEWLIPHADRDAVIIVSKSLDLVEVGYAIANDQASSVNQWIQDSLLYKPSIEQKIVWDSDQTKRFKALILQPYVLVQELAA from the coding sequence ATGTCAGATTTGAAAGACGAACTAAAAGACGCGATCGATGAAGCTCAATGGGAATGGTTGATCCCGCACGCCGATCGCGATGCTGTCATTATTGTCTCGAAATCGCTCGATTTGGTAGAAGTTGGCTACGCGATCGCCAATGATCAAGCGAGTTCTGTCAATCAATGGATTCAAGATAGCTTGCTCTACAAGCCGTCGATCGAGCAAAAAATCGTTTGGGATAGCGATCAAACGAAACGATTCAAAGCCCTTATTCTTCAGCCTTATGTTCTGGTTCAGGAACTAGCTGCTTAA
- a CDS encoding MotA/TolQ/ExbB proton channel family protein, which translates to MNIIELFQKGGVTMLPLFVLSILSLGAIIERSWFWFNVLNKEKEVAGRILETSRRDWESAVEIARQSYDQPIGRFLYAPMRLKNPDPELFRLALESSADEEIASMRRGDKILEAVIALSPLLGLLGTVIGLILSLRSIRIGDIGTASTAGVTTGIGEALISTATGLVVAIFSLAFYRIFQGLIFNQAKIFRRTGNDLELLYRQKWQITHDQALPPNDL; encoded by the coding sequence ATGAACATCATCGAATTATTTCAGAAAGGCGGCGTGACGATGCTCCCGCTGTTTGTTCTTTCAATCTTGTCCCTAGGAGCCATTATTGAGCGATCGTGGTTTTGGTTTAACGTCCTCAATAAAGAGAAAGAAGTTGCGGGAAGAATTCTCGAAACCTCCCGGCGAGATTGGGAATCTGCAGTTGAAATTGCACGTCAATCTTATGATCAACCGATCGGACGGTTCTTATATGCCCCGATGCGGCTGAAAAATCCAGATCCTGAACTCTTCCGTCTCGCCCTAGAATCCTCTGCGGATGAAGAAATCGCCTCTATGCGTCGTGGCGACAAAATTTTAGAAGCCGTGATCGCGCTTTCTCCGTTGCTGGGTCTACTTGGGACAGTTATCGGTCTAATTTTGTCACTGCGATCGATCCGGATTGGTGATATTGGAACCGCTTCAACGGCTGGCGTAACAACTGGGATTGGTGAAGCGCTCATCAGTACTGCAACCGGGCTAGTTGTCGCAATTTTTAGCCTTGCGTTCTATCGCATTTTTCAGGGTCTTATTTTCAACCAAGCAAAGATTTTCCGCCGGACAGGCAACGATTTAGAATTGCTGTACCGTCAGAAATGGCAGATTACTCACGATCAAGCTTTGCCTCCCAACGATTTATAG